The Delphinus delphis chromosome 10, mDelDel1.2, whole genome shotgun sequence genome includes a region encoding these proteins:
- the BNIP5 gene encoding protein BNIP5 codes for MEPPRGPRKPLSGRRARSLDRLQNPQKDSESRDCWCISRPTSPSRRLLRRTASDGAKCPKSPAQSAEAQRTTAAALSPEETRKFLPSEQRPPQDTKKDKAQGRAQQGWLKTMMNFVFGTSPEEPKEKTNKRAKGKEGFPEPAETPETPGEPAPRKKAHSKKASRKKHGHKKHGAEETKGIRDQEAKGQEAKMAGASCCEEADLGPAAGGGGAGVRKVSSQATGRQGEEELGKPDKDTIIQKIAGFLKKVGDQWEEEQHQASQPEMAPQIPAPGFRKKPQERKSSLKKAFSHKKHGFEEPKRAQAADVSSPESRPPKRPSFLPLCVGGHRPSSSSSPGVEKPEVQETLSTDGGDPSPFELSNPAGSRGPEEDLQLDRASEFKEFIQEIMDLLQDAEEQGGDIPHKQLQVQEAQVAVGNLAPTSRKKSQEKKSSFRKAFSHKKHGLKEPKRGAAAGAASPESRPSKRPSFLPLCVGGHRHSISSNPDPEDVEFQESSPAEGGPVGSSEAPSQARSHKPEAGPQPHGANESKELIIQKLVALLQEVDGQLGEQFRQHPSFKKFFYKLPDSSLRKLVATLRPQEAHSTEPKRPYPFVFGLANKRAGSNHQAALSLTGLHYRRPNFSQFPYREDQQNDTNPQSQSPD; via the exons ATGGAGCCGCCGCGGGGCCCAAGGAAGCCTCTGTCAGGGAGGAGAGCCAGGTCTCTGGACAGGCTGCAGAACCCCCAGAAGGATTCAGAGTCGCGGGACTGCTGGTGCATTTCCCGGCCCACCAGCCCCTCCAGAAGGCTGCTGCGCCGGACGGCCAGCGATGGGGCCAAATGTCCCAAGAGCCCAGCTCAGTCTGCGGAGGCTCAGCGCACCACGGCTGCAGCCCTCAGCCCAGAGGAGACCAGGAAGTTTCTCCCCAGTGAGCAGAGGCCTCCGCAGGACACCAAGAAGGACAAGGCCCAGGGTCGGGCCCAGCAGGGGTGGCTGAAGACCATGATGAACTTCGTATTTGGGACGAGCCCTGAGGAGCCCAAGGAAAAGACCAACAAGAGGGCCAAGGGGAAGGAGGGCTTCCCCGAGCCTGCAGAAACCCCCGAGACACCGGGCGAGCCAGCTCCCAGGAAGAAAGCCCACAGCAAGAAGGCCAGCCGCAAGAAACACGGTCACAAGAAACAtggtgctgaggaaaccaagggcATCCGAGAtcaggaggccaaagggcaggagGCCAAGATGGCTGGTGCCTCATGCTGCGAGGAGGCTGATCTGGGCCCAGCAGCTGGGG GTGGAGGTGCTGGAGTCCGGAAGGTTTCTTCCCAAGCCACAGGTCGCCAGGGAGAAGAGGAGCTCGGAAAGCCTGACA agGATACCATCATCCAGAAGATAGCAGGATTTCTCAAAAAAGTGGGAGACCAGTGGGAAGAAGAG CAGCATCAAGCCTCTCAGCCAGAGATGGCTCCTCAAATCCCAGCACCAGGCTTCAGGAAGAAACCCCAAGAGAGAAAGTCTAGCCTCAAGAAAGCCTTTTCTCATAAGAAACATGGTTTTGAGGAGCCCAagagagcacaggctgcagatgtTTCCAGCCCAGAGTCCCGGCCGCCCAAGAGGCCCAGCTTTCTGCCCCTGTGTGTTGGTGGCCATCGACCCTCCAGCTCCAGCAGCCCAG GTGTGGAAAAACCTGAAGTCCAAGAGACTCTATCTACAGATGGTGGGGATCCAAGTCCCTTCGAGCTTTCCAACCCAGCAGGAAGCCGGGGACCCGAAGAGGACCTGCAGCTGGACAGAGCCTCGGAATTCA AGG aatttatcCAGGAGATCATGGACCTACTCCAAGATGCAGAGGAGCAGGGGGGAGACATTCCCCACAAG CAActtcaagtccaggaggcacaagTGGCTGTAGGAAACCTGGCCCCAACCTCcaggaagaaatcacaagagaaaaagtCCAGTTTCAGAAAAGCCTTTTCTCATAAGAAACATGGCTTGAAGGAGCCCAAGAGAGGGGCTGCTGCAGGTGCTGCCAGTCCAGAGTCCCGACCGTCAAAGAGGCCCAGCTTTCTGCCCCTGTGTGTTGGTGGCCATCGACACTCTATCTCCAGCAACCCTG ATCCGGAGGATGTGGAGTTCCAGGAGTCCTCGCCTGCAGAAGGGGGGCCAGTTGGATCCTCAGAAGCACCCTCCCAGGCCAGAAGCCACAAGCCAGAAGCAGGACCTCAGCCACATGGAGCAAATGAATCTA agGAGCTGATCATCCAGAAGCTGGTGGCCCTTCTCCAAGAAGTGGATGGCCAGTTGGGGGAGCAG TTCAGGCAACACCCCAGCTTTAAGAAGTTTTTCTACAAGCTCCCAGACTCTTCCCTCAGAAAGCTCGTAGCCACCCTGCGCCCCCAGGAGGCCCACTCCACGGAGCCCAAGAGACCCTACCCGTTTGTCTTTGGCTTGGCTAACAAACGTGCTGGCAGCAATCACCAAGCCGCCCTCAGCCTCACGGGCCTACACTACAGGCGACCGAATTTTAGCCAGTTCCCATACAGGGAGGACCAGCAG AATGACACAAATCCTCAGAGCCAGAGTCCAGATTGA